Part of the Desulfoplanes formicivorans genome is shown below.
GTTTTTGTTTTACTCATCTTTAACCATAAGACGACCGCATGAATATATGTCTGCTCGGTTCAAGCTTTTTGCCTCGGATTGGTGGTATGGAATTGGCAATGCATCATCTTGCTAATAGTCTTGTAAATTTGGGAAATAATGTAACTATATTTGTTCAAAATATTGATGATAATTTTATTTATCTTCCAAAAAAATATGAAATTGTGCGATATGGTTTTAATTTTCCTCTATCAGGAAGATCTGGTGCCGATTATTGTTCAGGCATATTTAAATTTTACAATACACTTAAATCAAAAAAAATTGATGTTGTTCATTGTCATGATGTTTATGCTGCAGGTAGAATTGCAAGATTTTTTAAATCTAAATTTAATTTTAAACTTGTTATGACCCCGCACGGAGAGGCCGTTCGGGTAGAACCTGAATTCAATTATGGGTTGCTATTAAATAACAAAGCAAAAAAAATTATTATCAAAAATTTAGATGAAGCAGATTGTGTTACAGCTATAAGTAAATCAATTCAAAAAGATGTCGAATTGATATCTCAAAATAAGATTTATTGTGTTCCAAATGGAATTAATGTCAATTTATACAAAACTAATAAATCAAAATTCTTACATCAAAAGATCAAAGTAAAA
Proteins encoded:
- a CDS encoding glycosyltransferase family 4 protein translates to MNICLLGSSFLPRIGGMELAMHHLANSLVNLGNNVTIFVQNIDDNFIYLPKKYEIVRYGFNFPLSGRSGADYCSGIFKFYNTLKSKKIDVVHCHDVYAAGRIARFFKSKFNFKLVMTPHGEAVRVEPEFNYGLLLNNKAKKIIIKNLDEADCVTAISKSIQKDVELISQNKIYCVPNGINVNLYKTNKSKFLHQKIKVKQDTKILISVGRNHAIKGYAYGIKAFSALLKKGVSDMAYVLIGKNTHTLNPMINDLGLQKKIFVIPEQNFDAIRRCYRSAWAFFSPSISEGLSLVSLEAMASGLPLVMTNASGNEDVVLENDCGIIVEKKDYNSMANGIFELYNENKLYNKFSNNAFVNSKKYDWDLIASKYIDVFNRI